The Pseudomonas iranensis genome includes a window with the following:
- a CDS encoding class I SAM-dependent methyltransferase: MLHELYRATGLPVLQNRTFASAEEARASGAADIVLVQDSQSGLIFNQAFDADKLSYDADYQNEQAHSVQFQAHLNAVEAILARHFKGQTLIEVGCGKGYFLEMLRGKGYAITGIDPSYEGDNPDVIKAPFTRELGLAADAIVLRHVLEHISDPLAFLAQMAAANQGGQIYIEVPCFDWIVEHNAWFDVFYEHVNYFRLADLRAMFGTVLEAGHLFGGQYLYIVADLSTLQRAPVETPSLLTLSTSFTASLDRAVQIIQSAPAQGSAIWGASSKGVIYSLALQRAGVAVDRVVDINPAKQGRYLPLSGVRVSSPQEAMDALPAGAHLFVMNSNYLEEIKRMTGARYVYHAVDSASFQ, encoded by the coding sequence ATGCTGCATGAGCTTTATCGCGCGACCGGACTGCCGGTATTGCAGAACCGCACGTTTGCCAGCGCCGAAGAGGCGCGGGCCTCAGGGGCGGCAGACATTGTTCTGGTACAGGACAGCCAAAGCGGATTGATCTTCAACCAGGCCTTCGATGCCGACAAGCTGAGCTATGACGCCGACTATCAGAACGAACAGGCGCACTCGGTGCAGTTTCAGGCGCACCTCAATGCCGTCGAAGCGATCCTCGCCCGGCACTTCAAGGGCCAGACCCTGATTGAGGTCGGCTGCGGCAAAGGTTATTTCCTTGAGATGCTGCGGGGTAAAGGTTACGCCATTACCGGGATCGACCCCTCGTATGAAGGTGACAATCCTGACGTGATCAAGGCACCGTTCACCCGCGAGCTGGGGTTGGCGGCGGATGCGATTGTGTTGCGCCATGTGTTGGAGCACATCAGCGATCCGTTGGCATTTCTCGCGCAAATGGCTGCAGCCAATCAGGGCGGGCAGATTTATATCGAAGTACCGTGCTTTGACTGGATCGTCGAGCACAATGCCTGGTTCGACGTGTTCTATGAGCACGTCAATTACTTCCGTCTCGCCGACTTGCGCGCAATGTTCGGCACCGTGCTCGAGGCCGGGCATCTGTTCGGTGGCCAATATCTGTACATCGTTGCCGATCTCTCGACGCTGCAACGGGCGCCGGTCGAGACGCCGTCGTTGCTGACGCTGTCGACCTCCTTTACCGCCAGTCTTGATCGCGCCGTGCAGATCATTCAATCCGCGCCGGCACAGGGCTCGGCCATCTGGGGCGCTTCGTCCAAGGGCGTGATTTATTCATTGGCCTTGCAGCGCGCCGGCGTGGCGGTAGATCGCGTCGTCGACATCAACCCGGCCAAGCAGGGCCGTTACCTGCCGCTCAGTGGCGTGCGGGTGTCCTCGCCGCAAGAGGCCATGGATGCGCTGCCTGCAGGCGCCCATCTGTTTGTGATGAATTCCAACTACCTCGAAGAAATCAAGCGGATGACTGGCGCACGCTACGTCTATCACGCCGTCGACAGCGCTTCGTTTCAGTGA
- the rfbC gene encoding dTDP-4-dehydrorhamnose 3,5-epimerase — protein sequence MSDYTLQKTPLEGLYLIQHKVFCDERGRFARLFCQSRLTVQGRPFAIRQINHSRTVGQGSVRGLHFQKAGYAESKLITCVRGAVWDVAVDLRPQSPTYLQWHAQELRADDGLSFLIPAGFAHGFQSLTDESEVLYLTDADYAPEHEAGLSALDPALAISWPLSVKNLSAKDSRHPLLDKHFQGVEL from the coding sequence ATGAGCGATTACACCTTGCAGAAAACGCCATTGGAGGGCCTGTACCTCATTCAGCATAAAGTCTTCTGCGATGAGCGCGGGCGGTTCGCCCGGCTGTTCTGCCAGAGTCGTCTGACCGTCCAGGGACGTCCCTTTGCGATCCGCCAGATCAATCATTCGCGCACGGTCGGCCAAGGTAGCGTACGCGGTCTGCATTTTCAGAAAGCCGGTTATGCCGAATCCAAGCTGATCACTTGTGTGCGCGGCGCGGTCTGGGATGTGGCGGTCGATCTGCGGCCGCAATCGCCAACGTATTTGCAGTGGCATGCGCAAGAACTGCGCGCCGATGATGGCCTCAGCTTTTTGATTCCTGCCGGTTTTGCCCACGGCTTCCAGTCACTGACCGATGAATCGGAAGTGCTGTACCTCACCGATGCCGATTACGCACCGGAGCATGAAGCGGGTTTGTCGGCCCTTGATCCGGCACTGGCGATCTCATGGCCGCTGTCCGTCAAGAATCTGTCAGCCAAGGATTCCAGGCATCCGCTGCTCGACAAACACTTTCAGGGAGTCGAGCTTTGA
- a CDS encoding NAD-dependent epimerase/dehydratase family protein, which produces MTANTSTVLVTGATGFVGRHLVSALLSKGFKVRAVARTLDSARSLPWFAQVEFVAADLHAPDLDVEHLVDGVDVVAHLAWSGLPNYQALFHFERNLPADYAFLKRAVTAGVSQVLVTGTCFEYGLQSGRLAESVLPQPCTPYGLAKHTLRLFLEALQREQAFTLQWARLFYLYGEGQNSNSLLASLDRAIDGGEAQFNMSMGDQLRDYLQITEAAAQLASLIGRPDVDGVTNCCSGQPISVRALVEQRVRERQSTIMLNLGHYGYSAHEPMAFWGDAQRISQLKGQEHAA; this is translated from the coding sequence TTGACGGCGAACACCTCCACTGTGCTGGTCACTGGCGCCACCGGCTTCGTCGGTCGCCACTTGGTCAGCGCTTTGCTTTCCAAAGGCTTCAAAGTGCGTGCGGTTGCGCGCACCCTCGACTCGGCTCGCAGTCTGCCGTGGTTCGCGCAGGTGGAATTTGTCGCCGCCGATCTGCATGCGCCAGACCTTGATGTCGAGCACTTGGTTGATGGCGTGGATGTCGTCGCTCATCTGGCCTGGAGCGGCTTGCCTAATTATCAGGCGCTGTTTCATTTCGAACGCAACCTGCCGGCCGATTATGCGTTCCTCAAGCGAGCAGTGACTGCGGGCGTGAGCCAGGTGCTGGTCACCGGGACTTGCTTTGAATACGGCTTGCAAAGCGGCCGGTTAGCCGAGTCGGTCTTGCCCCAGCCTTGCACGCCTTACGGTCTGGCCAAGCACACCTTGCGCCTGTTCCTTGAAGCATTGCAGCGCGAGCAGGCGTTCACCCTGCAATGGGCGCGGTTGTTTTACCTTTATGGCGAAGGGCAGAACAGCAACAGCCTGCTGGCCAGCCTCGACCGCGCCATCGATGGCGGTGAGGCGCAGTTCAATATGTCGATGGGCGACCAGCTGCGTGATTATCTGCAGATTACCGAGGCGGCCGCGCAATTGGCTTCGCTGATCGGCCGGCCTGATGTCGACGGCGTCACCAATTGCTGCAGCGGCCAGCCGATTTCCGTACGCGCGCTGGTTGAACAGCGTGTCCGCGAACGCCAGTCGACGATCATGTTGAATCTGGGCCATTACGGTTATTCCGCCCATGAGCCCATGGCGTTCTGGGGTGATGCTCAGCGAATCTCGCAACTGAAGGGGCAAGAACATGCTGCATGA
- a CDS encoding cephalosporin hydroxylase family protein → MTENNIHKAFEAECQQEIARQGDDQKVVALARDFFNESARHKYSYHFSWMGRPIIQLPQDMMAMQEIIWQVKPDLVIECGIAHGGSIIYYASLLELQGHGEVLGIDLDIRPHNREAIESHPMAKRIQMIEGSSIDEATAQKVRAIAEGKKVILVLDSNHTHDHVLEELRLYAPLVSVGSYCVVMDTVVEDMPADFFPDRPWGHGDNPKTAVWKYLEENKDFEIDRQMQNKLLITVAPDGYLRRVR, encoded by the coding sequence ATGACCGAAAACAACATCCACAAAGCCTTCGAAGCCGAATGCCAACAAGAGATCGCGCGCCAGGGTGATGACCAGAAAGTGGTAGCACTGGCCCGGGATTTCTTCAACGAATCGGCCCGCCATAAATACAGCTACCACTTCTCGTGGATGGGCCGTCCGATCATCCAGTTGCCGCAAGACATGATGGCCATGCAAGAGATCATCTGGCAGGTCAAACCGGACCTGGTGATCGAATGCGGCATCGCTCACGGCGGTTCGATCATCTATTACGCCTCGCTGTTGGAGCTGCAGGGCCACGGCGAAGTGCTGGGCATCGACCTCGACATTCGCCCGCACAACCGTGAGGCCATCGAAAGCCACCCGATGGCCAAGCGCATCCAGATGATCGAAGGTTCGAGTATCGACGAGGCGACCGCGCAGAAAGTCCGCGCGATTGCCGAGGGCAAGAAAGTGATTCTGGTCCTCGATTCCAACCATACCCACGACCACGTACTCGAGGAGCTGCGCTTGTATGCGCCGCTGGTTTCGGTGGGCAGCTACTGCGTGGTGATGGACACCGTGGTTGAAGACATGCCGGCGGACTTTTTTCCGGATCGCCCGTGGGGTCATGGCGATAACCCGAAAACCGCCGTGTGGAAATACCTGGAAGAGAACAAGGATTTCGAGATCGATCGGCAGATGCAGAACAAACTGCTGATCACCGTGGCGCCGGACGGTTATCTGCGCCGCGTTCGTTAA